A window of Hippoglossus stenolepis isolate QCI-W04-F060 chromosome 16, HSTE1.2, whole genome shotgun sequence contains these coding sequences:
- the LOC118122855 gene encoding uncharacterized protein LOC118122855 isoform X1 translates to MFPAQEFCVSVSVIVSMSAVGLKLVTLLCFSCTALSVPERCQVVWKKAGETTTIECRMSDRTDGYLDLCRGVCEDDKVIYAESKKVDIVPAFRGRVHTNGAYPNVDISIVNLTSADTALYWCVYKKFDEVTGSVIKTSGGSVVLVVTEDGGGSANGNQACETDHQKLLLVAVVIAGVVLFGFILGACIWIILKTKTYRLSVKPRRVPNNEVYEDMRSTIRR, encoded by the exons ATGTTTCCTGCTCAGGAGTTTTGTGTGTCAGTCTCAGTCATTGTCAGCATGTCTGCTGTCGGCCTGAAGCTCGTaaccctcctctgcttctcctgtACGGCCCTGAGTGTCCCAG AAAGGTGCCAAGTGGTGTGGAAAAAAGCTGGAGAAACCACCACCATCGAGTGCAGGATGTCTGACAGGACTGATGGGTACTTGGATCTGTGTAGGGGTGTCTGTGAGGACGATAAAGTCATTTACGCGGAGTCAAAAAAAGTTGACATTGTGCCAGCATTCAGAGGCAGGGTTCACACCAATGGAGCATATCCCAACGTGGACATTTCAATAGTAAACTTGACTTCTGCTGACACAGCGCTGTACTGGTGTGTGTACAAGAAATTTGACGAGGTGACCGGCAGCGTAATTAAGACGTCCGGAGGATCTGTGGTCCTGGTGGTGACAG AAGATGGGGGTGGGTCTGCCAATGGAAACCAAGCATGTGAAACAGATCatcagaagctgctgctggtggctgTTGTGATCGCTGGTGTTGTGCTGTTTGGCTTCATCCTGGGCGCCTGCATCTGGATCATCCTCAAG ACCAAGACTTATCGCCTGTCAGTGAAACCAAGACGTGTCCCCAACAATGAGGTTTACGAGGACATGCGCAGCACCATCAGACGCTGA
- the LOC118122855 gene encoding uncharacterized protein LOC118122855 isoform X2: protein MFPAQEFCVSVSVIVSMSAVGLKLVTLLCFSCTALSVPERCQVVWKKAGETTTIECRMSDRTDGYLDLCRGVCEDDKVIYAESKKVDIVPAFRGRVHTNGAYPNVDISIVNLTSADTALYWCVYKKFDEVTGSVIKTSGGSVVLVVTDGGGSANGNQACETDHQKLLLVAVVIAGVVLFGFILGACIWIILKTKTYRLSVKPRRVPNNEVYEDMRSTIRR, encoded by the exons ATGTTTCCTGCTCAGGAGTTTTGTGTGTCAGTCTCAGTCATTGTCAGCATGTCTGCTGTCGGCCTGAAGCTCGTaaccctcctctgcttctcctgtACGGCCCTGAGTGTCCCAG AAAGGTGCCAAGTGGTGTGGAAAAAAGCTGGAGAAACCACCACCATCGAGTGCAGGATGTCTGACAGGACTGATGGGTACTTGGATCTGTGTAGGGGTGTCTGTGAGGACGATAAAGTCATTTACGCGGAGTCAAAAAAAGTTGACATTGTGCCAGCATTCAGAGGCAGGGTTCACACCAATGGAGCATATCCCAACGTGGACATTTCAATAGTAAACTTGACTTCTGCTGACACAGCGCTGTACTGGTGTGTGTACAAGAAATTTGACGAGGTGACCGGCAGCGTAATTAAGACGTCCGGAGGATCTGTGGTCCTGGTGGTGACAG ATGGGGGTGGGTCTGCCAATGGAAACCAAGCATGTGAAACAGATCatcagaagctgctgctggtggctgTTGTGATCGCTGGTGTTGTGCTGTTTGGCTTCATCCTGGGCGCCTGCATCTGGATCATCCTCAAG ACCAAGACTTATCGCCTGTCAGTGAAACCAAGACGTGTCCCCAACAATGAGGTTTACGAGGACATGCGCAGCACCATCAGACGCTGA